The DNA segment CACGGTGGGACATGTATTAATCCTCCTTAAGAAGTGAGCCTGAAGTGGGAGTTACTGGCTGGAAATCACCTTcaacctttttttgtttgtgcagTGAATAAAgagtgagcacagccctgttcTGTCAGATACCAGGAGAGCTTGAATGTGAACAAAGCAGCTGAAGGGAGAGGACAAGAAAGATGCAGATGAACTTTTTACAAGGGCCTGAAGTGACAGGACAAcggagaatggcttcaaaccGACACAGATTAGATTGGATATTCCCTGAGGGAAGAATCTctgggtgcccagagaagctgtggctgcccctggatccctggaagtgtccaaggccaggctggacagagcttggagccacctgggatggtggaaggtgtccctgcccatggcaaggggtggaACTGCTTTGatttcccttccaacccaaaccattctgtgattctaggaATATTTACTTCCTCAGAGCCAAAGCAACAAATCCCATGTCCATGAGCAGCCATATATTCCACTCCCTGGAAGGAAAACCAGAGGAACACGATTGTCCCAACTCTTCCCATTCCTGAGAGCCACAAGACCGTGTTAAAATGAAagtgaggaagaagagaaagcattttttcaCTGCAATTCCTCAAAAGACTCATCTTCACCAGCACACAATTTCTGTTTGGCTCAGCCCCGAAATCCAAGGTCAGGAAAACACTCACATCCCAGCCGAGCAGAGCTGAGGCCGAGCTCCCAGACAGGAGCCAAAGGCCGACACCGAATTTCACACCAGAGGCCGTTCCAGGCCACCTCCCTGCACCAATGACCCCAATTTTCACAGGTTAATCCCAGAGAGGAGAAACCCAGCGAACAGAGACCAAGTCCTCAGCGACCTTAACAGGAATCCCCTGCTTTGAGCCACACGAAACCCACAGCTTGGCCTTGGGAACTCACTGTTAAGCGCCTCaaaaacagacacagagacaACCAGCAGACCAGACCACCACGCAGCACggccaggagagctccagggaCGGATTAATTTTAATAACACCTCGGGATGGGCATCCCGAGAGAAAGCACAGTGCCGGGCGAGGTGAGGCAGCGAGGGTGGCGAGGTGCAGCCTCAGGGGACAGAGCGGGAAGGACCGGGGGGTCACAGGGGAGGGGGACGCGGCTGCGGGGGTACAGGACCCGCGGCCCGTACGGGATCGGGATACACAGAAGGGGGACGAGGCCCAGGACGCAGGAAGGGGAGCGGGagccccggcccagcccgggTTCGGGCAGGGGCCCGGCCGCCCTCAGGGCCGGGGGTCGCGGCCGCCTCACGCCCCCGGTCCCGCCCCCTCGCTCTGATTGGCCGGGGCGCGCAGAAGCGGCCCTGCCATTGGTCGGCGGCGCTTCACTCAGTGCCACGTCCCGGCACgggggcccggccgggccgggccgcgccaAGGGGGAGCCGCCCGCGCTCGGCGCCCACCTGGAAGGGGTTGATGTCCACCGGGTCGGCGAACGGGTTGGTGTCGAAGCCCGACATGGGCGCGGTCCGCTCCTgctccgctcccgccgccgccgctcctgGCGCTTCCGGGGCACCCGCGTGACCGGGAGCCGCGTGACGTCACGGCGGCGCGTACAGCTCGCGCGGGGTTAACCCGATGGGCGTGGCCGCGTGACGTCACAGCGGCGCTTATAGACGGCGGGGGGGGGTgatgggggaggggaggggggcaggTCCTGCCCGGCCGAGCCATGGCGGAGATCCGGGGTGAGCGGGGCACGGGCACCCACGGGGCCGCGGGGGCGGGACCCCCCCatcccaccgggaccccccgtgcccccagccccagcacccccagatcGCCGTGTGATGGTTGAAAATCGTGTCCCTTCCCAAGCTCccgctcctctccctgcctgacACCCCCTGCCCCGGGGATGTGGAAGGATTCTGGGGGGTTCTTTCCGTGCCCCGCTAACACTCGCCTTCCCTCCCGCAGTGTTCCCCCTCTCCTGCGTGGTGCAGAACTATTCCTGGGGGAAGGTGGGCCTGGAGAGCGAGGTGGCCAAGCTGGTGGCCAGTGGTGACCCGCTAGTCCAGAtccagcctgagcagccctACGCTGAGgtgagtgtgtctgtgtgtccgtccgtgtctgtgtgtccgtgtgGTCACCCCACCCTGCGGCGGTGGCTCTCGCCATCCTGTGTCCTACCAGGACGCGATGCTGTCCCGTGTCCCCGGCTGTCCCACGGGGAGGGGGAGCGTGGAGCTGGAGGGAATCCCGCCGTGACTCAGCCcgcagggctcagccctgggccGGGCAGCCTCTGGAGAAGCCCAGGCCATCCGCGCTGCTGCCCGGCTCAGGCGCTGCCGTGTGTTGGTGTCTCGCAGCTGTGGATGGGCACACACCCGCGGGGCGATGCCCTCATCCGGGATAACCgcatcccccaaaaaaccctggGCCAGTGGATCGCCGACAACCCCGCCTGCCTGGGGGCCAAGGTGAAGGACGCCTTCCAGGGCCAGCTGCCCTTCCTGTTCAAGGTGCTGTCGGTCAACACCGCCCTGTCCGTGCAGGCGCACCCCAACAAGGTAGGGGAGTCCCGGggggcccagcccggccccgtgTCCCTGCGGAGCtcacccagctcctctcccctctctgcaggagctggcagcgAAGCTCCACGCCCAGTTCCCTGAGCACTATCCCGATGCCAACCACAAGCCCGAGATGGCCATCGCCCTCACCCCCTTCGAGGGCATGTGTGGCTTCCGGCCCGTGGAGGAGATCGTCTCCTTCCTCCAGAGTAAGGATGGAGGGAGCAGGGTCAGACCTGGGTGGGGACGGTGCCCGTGCTCCCTTgggatgggttttggggtggggatggtTCTCTCTTGGGATGGAGttcaggctggggatggtgctcGCTTGGGATGGAGTTCAGGGTGGGGATGGAGTTCAGGGTGGGGATGGTTCTCTCTTGGGATGGAGTTCAGGGTGGGGATGGTTCTCCCTTgggatgggttttggggtggggatggtTCTCTCTTGGGACGGAGTTCAGGGTGGGGATGTGGCCATGCTCCCTTGCGTTagggtttggggtgtggatGGGGGCTGTTCTCCCTTGGGATGGAGTTCAGGGTGAGGACAGCACTCCCCAGGGATGGAATTCGATGTGGGGATGGTGACTgttctcccctgccctgggggtgctggttctgcctggggctgttctcccctgccctgggagtgctggttctgcctggagctgttctCCCCTGGGCTGGAGGCACTGGttctgcctggggctgtgctcctgccctggaggAGTGGCTGTGACGGGGGCTGGCCCCGCAGATGTCCCCGAGCTGCGGGCACTGATCGGGGAGGTGGCAGCGGAGCAGCTGGAGCGCAGCGGGAGCGACGATCCCCGCGGGGTCTCGGCCGCGCTCCGCGTGTGCTTCACCCGCCTCATGAAGAGTGAGAAGAAGTTCTTCGTGGACCAGCTGAACATGCTGGTCAAGAGGATCTCCCAGGAAGGTGGGTCCTGGCTGTGACACCCCAAAGCAGTTTTGGGGGGCTGTGTTTAGGGGAGaaggcacccccagccctctcTCCATGCCGGGTCTGTCTCTTCCTGCGCAGCGGCGGAGGGGAAGGACACATCAGGGAGCAACGgggacctgctgctgcagctgcactccCAGTACCCCGGGGACATCGGCTGCTTCACCATTTATTTCCTGAACCTGGTgaggctggagccaggggaGGCCATGTTCCTGGGAGCCAACGAGCCCCACGCCTACCTGCACGGAGGTGAGCACTGGGAGGGCtgtctcccagcccagcatcctgcagggacGGGCTGggggggcagcaggaagggctggggcgGGCTGACAGCGCTGCCTCGTCCCTGCAGACTGCGTGGAGATCATGGCATGCTCAGATAACACGGTGCGTGCCGGGCTCACCCCCAAGTTCATCGATGTGCTCACCCTGTGTGAGATGCTCAACTACacaccagcacccagcagctccaagatcttccctgcagtgcagagccagCTGGATCCCCACGTCTACCTCTATGACCCACCCGTGCCAGACTTCACCATCATGAGGATAGAGGTGAGCGATGACAGATCCGTGCTGGGGACACCTCACCTTTGTAATCAGTGTCCTGgcaaggagggagggatgcttGGGTGTAATGGGGTGCTGGTCTCTTTATTCCTCCCCCATTCCCTCTGCCTGGAGCTTGTTcaccttctccagcagctctgggcagagggAGAACCAGGAAGAGGTGCCTGGGcttgggctgctgcaggcacagcagaggggtgggaatggggactCCCCCCTTCACTGAGGAGACTCCAGCCAGAGCGGCATTTCCCTTGGCAGATCCCTGCCTCCATCAAGCTGTACCTCATCTCTGCCATGGACTCTGCCAGCATCTTGCTGGTGATCCAAGGGACAGCCGTGGGCACCTCCACAGCCGCAGCCTCCGAGATGTCCCTGCAGCGCGGCTCCGTGCTCTTCATCTCGGCCAACGAGAGCATCTCCCTGCACCTCTCCTCGCCTGGGATGCTGCTCTTCCGagcctgctgcctcctctgagCACCACCTGGGACACTTCCTCCACGACACTCCATGTTTGACTAGATAGAAACTGCTGTGGGCAAAGTCTTCTTGCTTGAAAGTTTTCCCTCTGCCTATTAAAtcccccaaaccagccctgaTGTATAGAAAGAGCAATTCCATGGATCTGCTCCTTGGATGTGGCTGaggctttctgctgcttctggtgGGCTCTCCCCAAGCCTGATGGCAGCCAGTGTCACCTTTCCCTGGCTGTAAAAGGGTGGGGGggtgatggagcagagctgctgtgaatAAAGAGGTGGTTTTGTCCCTGGTGGAGGGGGCcagagaggctgggagcagctccaggatccCCTCAACACTGGCTGTGACACCTCCCCCCCATTGCTCCTCAGCAGTAAAATGGGATGAGGGAAAACAGGAGTCCccctcacacagcagcaccacttCTGAGTAATGAGATCCAGTTTATTGAGTGCTCCCTTTTACAAGTAacatacaaaaacaaacaaacacgACCCCCCACCCAACCGGTTCATGTCTCTTgacatgaaatatttaaataaggTTTCTGTAGTGTAAGAAGCTGATTGTCCTCTATGGAGCAGGACCATGGTTTAAGGCAGCATTTATGGTTTGCAGCAGGGAGgctccccagccccccaaatCCAAGGGgggcctgggctgtgcctcacCTGCATCAAAGCAGCATTGAGGAGAATGGGAATAAGCCATTAGCTCCAACCCCAGAAACTCCCAAACCCTTCCCTTTATACCCCTGTGGaggtgccaggctctgcctgttctcccttcccaccccagccaAGTGCCAGGTCCCATCCAGGCCACCAAAACATCACTGAGCCACCTCCCCCCAATATTGCTGAGTGTAAGGAAAAGTCTTTAGGGGTCAGTTGGTCTCTGCCATGAGCAGCATCGTTCAGTCCTTGTGTCACCGTCCTGGCGTGGGACCCGGCCACTCACCAGCCATCCCACGGGACAAAAAAAGTGCTGGATTTTTGACCTGTTCTTGTGCAGCTACTGGATCACGCAGGAGAGACCTTCTCCAAAACAACAGGGGCAagaagaggaggcagcaggtTTTGGGGGGATGAGATCCAGGTCCTCATCATCGGGGACCTCGTCGAGGTGGTACCcgtcctgcagcagctgccggCTCAGGTCCTGGGtcacctgctgcaggggacAAAGCAGGGCTCTGcgggatggacacacagccacGCTCTGTGGGGTGGTGCTTCCAGCCCCCAGGCAGAGCCTCGAGGGGTCAGGGCAACGGGGGAACCCGTGGGGACCCCGCAGTGCcagtcacagcccagcactTGCCTCGGAGGAGGAGTATCCTGAGGAACACCTGGATCCTGGCTCGCCAtcactgaggggaaaaagaaacagagctgGCCAGGAAACGGGGTCTTTAGGATGCAAAtaggggaatttggggggaaaaggagctgcGAAGTGCAGCCCCAAGGGATATTTGAAACCTGGCACAACAGGAGTGCTCTGAGGTGCCCAGCGCCAGCAGGGATGTTCTACAAGGGATGAGGAAAATCAACCCTCCAAAAAAGCCATCCCACCCTCAAAACTGTGGGATATttaccccaaatcctgggataTTCACCTGTCTGAGTCGAGGGAGACCAGGTTTTCATCAGCTGTCTGGCTGAGCGCCGTGTAGCCCTTGTTGAACTTCACAGACCTGGCAGAAAACAGAGGAGTGAGACCAGCACAGATGTTTCACGTGGAAACACATCCATGGAGCTGACAGGCTAAGGAGCCAGGGCAGGAATCCCACTCCTTCCCACCCAGGCACTGTCCAGGTCCACCACCAGCTAAACCCAAATAAATTTGGATAAATCCATACCAAATAAATCCACACCACTAAATCATCcccaaaataaagagaaaagcagtttattttattatactGGATATCCCTGGTCAAACAGCCAGCAGAACTTTCCTTGGCAAGTGAGAACTCCATTTTGACAACAGGAGGAGGGGATCAGACCTTTTAGGAGTTGGTTTCAGGGCAGTGGgtgcccccagcagcccctgcctccgCAGCGCTGCCTTTGCCAGCTCCCGCTGCCTCTCTGAAAGCcaagaacagggacagggaggagaaTTCCCAAgtgctccccaaatccccaaggGCTcccaaagaaaagagaaacccCAAAGGGTTTCCTCTTTTGGGGAATGGGTGAGGAGGGTGTTGCAGTGCAGTGCTTTCCAAAGGGTTTTTAACAGGGTTTTGTAAAGGTTTTATCCCACCAAGGAATAAAAGGGTTTTTGGTTactccagctctgggagagaGGTGGaaacaacacccaaaatcctgGCAGAGTCCACCAAGCATCACTTACTCAGCTTGGCCTGAATGGAGGGAGGTTTGCTCATGATGTACGGGCCCCTTTTCTCCACCACATCTGTCCCTTTGTTCAGCCTCTTCTTTTCAGCCCAAATCAGCTAAAAAAAGGGTGGAAGAAGCATTTAGCATCTCTCCATGGGGATGAAGTAAAGCAGAGTCACCTTGGAGAATCTGGAGTTCCTGGGAGCTCAAGGTCAGCAGGGAAAtcagctcctcctccccagcccgggaggagggagaggaaaaggaataaGCAGATCTGTTAGCAGACAAAAAGATTTGGGAATGGTGGTGCTAATTAAAAGTCACCATCAGCCCTTGTGcaagcctggctgcagcaatacttgggaaaaggcagagaagaCAAGATTTACTGAGAGGTTAATCAAACACAAATATAAGGATTGTAcaatttaattttggggtttgagCCTTTCAAGTTTCTCCTTTTATCCAGTTATTGTCAAGGAGAACCAATGCTCCTAAGGgccaggggaaggaaaaaacctccacaaaCACAAGAAGtaatgaagaaaacagagggaaaatcAGAGAGAATTGGCACAGGAGAGACGTGGAATTAAAGGAACAAGGCAGAGGACTTGGGACGGTGATTggagagcacaggcaggattAGCCTCAGTGTCTTAAGCCAGAATTAGCAGGACAGAGCTTCATCATGGGAATAACCAGGCAGGCAGTGGCcccccagatccctctggaTGTGCCATACACCTTCCTAGCCAGCTGGtacacctgtgtgtgtgcacatatatctatacctatatcatctatatctacatatctatctatatctatatcatatATCTATATGTTTATACACTGTACAGTACTGTGCCTCCATGTCTGCAACTCTGAAAGATGAACTCTCCCACTGAATTGCTCCAATACTGTCCCTCACACACAAACGCCCCACACTGCcccacaaacacagcccagccccataACCCCCGTGCACACACCCCACGGACATACCCCAGCCACATAACCCCCGTGCACACACCCCACGGACACACCCCAGCCCCATAACCCCCGTGCACACACCCCACGGACACACCCCAGCCCCATACCCACGATGCACGTACCCCACACAGCCCCGCACACCCCGCCCCCCCGTACTCCGCACGTAcccccgggccccgccggccGCTCGCAGCGGGACCAGAACCGGCACCGGGAGctgccgcggccccgccgccgcccgtcGCCAtggccgccccggccccgccccctggCCCGCCAGCCAATGGCAGCGCGGGGCCGCCGGGGCTCAGCCAATGGGGGGCGAGGAAAGGGCGCGCCCTTCTGCCGCGCATGCGGGGTGGGACCGGACCGGAGAGCGGGACCGGACAGCGGGACAGGACCGGACAGGACAGCGGGACAGGACAGCGGGACAGGACAGGACCGGACCGCGGGACCGGAGAGCGGGACAGGACAGCGGGACAGGACCGGACAGGACAGCGGGACAGGACAGCGGGACAGGACAGCGGGACAGGACCCGACAGCAGAATGGGACTGGGATACATCAGGGCTCTTGCCCTGAGCCCACTATGAAGAAACAAATCCCTGTTCTCCCAGAAAATTCCTCTCTTCCAGGAGGAAAATAGAACAGGGCTAAGGTATTTCCCTTCTCCTCTAACCCacttttgttgggttttttttctttgccaaacCCCTGCCCgagccagagctgtgtgggaAATAGGGACAGTATCTATCCCAGATCTCCTTTCCCCTTCCAGTGAGGACACGATCCTTGGAAAAACAGGAGCCTCCAACCCACATCTGAGCTTTGGACATCATCCCAGGGAAAtgcctccttctcctcctccccagagctgtgcataCAGGAACCATGCTTTCCAAActgctccttctcttcccctcccaGAGCCAGGTGCTTGGGAAGGCTCTGGACATGGGCTTTGCAGAGTAAGTTACAATTCACAAGCTCCTGAGAGCACACTTATGGtttgttccttctttttccctgcaaaaGCAACGGGAAATAACCACACGAGGCACTGGAAGCACATCAGTCAAACCAGTTTTTCCTTTATTAGGCCCAGCTCCACAGAACTTCCATTGTAACACAATAAAGGAAGTTATTTCAGGTCAGATTTAAAGTTTGTCTCTCCAAGTGACCGTGAACAATCAGGTAGCATCAGTAGAACACTTGAGTAATGCACCTGGAATAgaaaagaacagggaaaaaaaaaaacccaaaacattaaAGAAGTAGCCTAGAATCTCCACAAAGTTTCCATGAGGTCCCAAACAAGTAATTTCCATCCTTTGCCTTCAAAGTCTTGTTTAACCACCCTCAGCTCAAAAATGCAGGTActgcattcccagcacagctgattCAGGACCCCTGGCACCAAGACCTTGTATCCCAGggcaaggaggaggaaaaggactTAGAAGATCCAGAATCAAGCACTATTTGCAGCAGTCTGACACACTATCTCTATTCTAAGCAtaatatttaaaagcagaatatgACACTGGTCATCTCCTGAGGAAACTGAGTTAAGAGGCTGCACTTCcacaaagatttttatttagGGCTTTATGTTAGTCTGTGATTAGAGCACATTAGATCTGGCCTATGCTGTCTTTGCCAGTGGGTTTGGGGTACAGGAGTCCCATGTCAAGAGTCTGGGAAGCAACATCAAACCTTACCAACAATGTTTATGCTTTGTCCAGGCCCAGTTCCTCTGGAGTGGAGATTCCAAGCTCACTCAAAGTTGGTCTAAGCTCCTGGATAACGTAAGGATAGATTTCCTTGTGGGGTCCTGCCttgtcctgaaaaaaaaaaaaaaaaatcccaaaaaataaagaacGGAGTTACTTCAACACACACATCTCCAAAGCCTCCTGGCCTCTAGGGCTGAAATAAAAGTCCTGGCTTCTCTTAACTCTGTGGTGAGGCTGGATTCAGGTTTCAAGGAGCTGGTTTCAGGTGTTTTCCACGAGAGCTTCCTGAGTTACTTCTCTCAGCCCCTCAAAAAGCCAGAAGCTTCGTTCTCATCACTGATtctggcagcaggaaagcaCGGCTTCcctttgcagcaggaaaaaacaaggaaaagctgccctgctggcaggCTCCAGCAGAGGGAACAGAGCAGGTGCACCCACCTTTACAACTTCTAGGATGCGAACAGCGCTGGCAAAATCATTTAACCGTCTGCAGGCGCGCAGAGCCGCGTCGATGATTTTGGGCTCCGGGACCAGGTCGTAACCCACCAGGGTGTTTATGCCTGGGGAGACAAAGAAACACCCAGAACCTGCAGCCAGCTTGTCATGCTCTCCAACAGAAAAACCATAAGTGGTTTGGAAAAGCCATCCAGGTGCTGCCAGAGTGATCCCTCTGGCTGAGATTATCTGCTtatgaaatcacatttttaaggCCTGGTTGGAGAAGTTTAATAAAACTTGGCAGCTCCACAGCAAACAGCTGGAGACAGCCAGACAAAAAGTCTGCAGGGAGTTATGGCCAAATCATTAGGAGAagttcaaagaaaaatgagcaCAGTAGAGCTCAAACACACTTTCTTCAGAGCAAATGTTACTCTCCCTCCCATCCAGGTGttaaaatcatggaatagtttgggttggaagggacctcaaggaTCATCCAGTTCACCATTCTGTCaggccttggacatttccagggatggggagtccaCAAAATGCCAACCAAAGTTGTTATTTCTGGTCACAAAACTTCTGTTCACTCCAAGTTATTCTCCCCTGTTCTCCCACATACCTTTCCTGAGCTCCCAGGCATCGATATCTGGCTTGTTGAAATACGTCACCCAGCGAGCATCGAATTCCTCATCTGATTCTTGTGACCCGTGAGAGTAGCAGCGGGCAGGAAGCACAGCTGaacccagaaaaaaaggaacaaacttGCAGTAAAAGGAGGAGAACATTACTTTAGTCCTCATCAAGGGGCCAGAAGCCAAAAAAATATGGATTGCCCTCGTTACAGTCGTTCTGGATCAGTCCTGGATGAGCCCTGGGTGGATGATTATTAAATATCATGGTTTATGCTGTGGCAAagtgtatatttttttttcataattgtTCCCAGAGCATTGGTCAGAGCAGGGGAAAGATACACAAGGATACCAGTCCTTAAGAAGTTTTCTGGCAttcctttttctgtaaaatacagGAATTCTCCCTCTTCCCACAGCCAAGTGAGACTGAGAAGCTTTAACATGCACATCCTTCACCAACGAAATTTCATGCAATTGCTACAGAGGCTCTCAAAAGCAAAGGGATGAGAGATATTCCTTCTAACAGAAGGgtcagaggaggaaaaaaatgatcaCTCTGTGTCTATCCAAGAGAAAATTTCAAATTCTCAACCTGGATCTCAAACTCCTGGATCATTTGGTAACTAATCACAAAAGCAGACTGTATGCTAATGCACAAATTAATCTGATATTAACTAATCATTAACtaatcattaattaattaattaatcattaaCTAATTTCTTTACTCATCACTATCACAAATTGCTGGTTTTTTGAATGAACTTATCTTTTTTTAACTCCACAAAGGTTGGAACAGTTTTCCAAGAGAACTAAACTACAGGACCACAAGCCTGAtgcttcctttccccactgccaATCTCACTCCACTAATATTTGCAGAGAGGTTACACACCAGATATGACCTTGGAGCTCAAAGCTCTGCTTCACAGAAGTCAAATTTAGCTCctgagtttttctttcttaaccCAGCATGAACCACTCACAGTGATCAACTTCAgggttttaaataaaagaaaaaaacaaaaccagacctGGGTTGTATTTTTGCTGATATGCTTCTCTTTGGTCTCATCAATGACAACCCAATTAA comes from the Oenanthe melanoleuca isolate GR-GAL-2019-014 chromosome 10, OMel1.0, whole genome shotgun sequence genome and includes:
- the FAM219B gene encoding protein FAM219B isoform X1, whose translation is MATGGGGAAAAPGAGSGPAASGRRGPGLIWAEKKRLNKGTDVVEKRGPYIMSKPPSIQAKLKRQRELAKAALRRQGLLGAPTALKPTPKRSVKFNKGYTALSQTADENLVSLDSDSDGEPGSRCSSGYSSSEASDPGPEPAAAAGRVPPRRGPR
- the FAM219B gene encoding protein FAM219B isoform X2, with translation MATGGGGAAAAPGAGSGPAASGRRGPGLIWAEKKRLNKGTDVVEKRGPYIMSKPPSIQAKLKRQRELAKAALRRQGLLGAPTALKPTPKRSVKFNKGYTALSQTADENLVSLDSDSDGEPGSRCSSGYSSSEQVTQDLSRQLLQDGYHLDEVPDDEDLDLIPPKPAASSSCPCCFGEGLSCVIQ
- the MPI gene encoding mannose-6-phosphate isomerase isoform X2: MGTHPRGDALIRDNRIPQKTLGQWIADNPACLGAKVKDAFQGQLPFLFKVLSVNTALSVQAHPNKELAAKLHAQFPEHYPDANHKPEMAIALTPFEGMCGFRPVEEIVSFLQNVPELRALIGEVAAEQLERSGSDDPRGVSAALRVCFTRLMKSEKKFFVDQLNMLVKRISQEAAEGKDTSGSNGDLLLQLHSQYPGDIGCFTIYFLNLVRLEPGEAMFLGANEPHAYLHGDCVEIMACSDNTVRAGLTPKFIDVLTLCEMLNYTPAPSSSKIFPAVQSQLDPHVYLYDPPVPDFTIMRIEIPASIKLYLISAMDSASILLVIQGTAVGTSTAAASEMSLQRGSVLFISANESISLHLSSPGMLLFRACCLL
- the LOC130257279 gene encoding LOW QUALITY PROTEIN: cytochrome c oxidase subunit 5A, mitochondrial (The sequence of the model RefSeq protein was modified relative to this genomic sequence to represent the inferred CDS: inserted 2 bases in 2 codons); the encoded protein is MAAAPPRRAPSPSPWPPALPRXRSVPAAPPYPPPRPPRPSPPSLTSVPPSXVREPAARPRCPVLSPPSQPAAMLAASASLLRRCAVSGLRAAVRRPAGQAAVLPARCYSHGSQESDEEFDARWVTYFNKPDIDAWELRKGINTLVGYDLVPEPKIIDAALRACRRLNDFASAVRILEVVKDKAGPHKEIYPYVIQELRPTLSELGISTPEELGLDKA
- the MPI gene encoding mannose-6-phosphate isomerase isoform X1, which codes for MAEIRVFPLSCVVQNYSWGKVGLESEVAKLVASGDPLVQIQPEQPYAELWMGTHPRGDALIRDNRIPQKTLGQWIADNPACLGAKVKDAFQGQLPFLFKVLSVNTALSVQAHPNKELAAKLHAQFPEHYPDANHKPEMAIALTPFEGMCGFRPVEEIVSFLQNVPELRALIGEVAAEQLERSGSDDPRGVSAALRVCFTRLMKSEKKFFVDQLNMLVKRISQEAAEGKDTSGSNGDLLLQLHSQYPGDIGCFTIYFLNLVRLEPGEAMFLGANEPHAYLHGDCVEIMACSDNTVRAGLTPKFIDVLTLCEMLNYTPAPSSSKIFPAVQSQLDPHVYLYDPPVPDFTIMRIEIPASIKLYLISAMDSASILLVIQGTAVGTSTAAASEMSLQRGSVLFISANESISLHLSSPGMLLFRACCLL